Part of the Desulfovibrio sp. ZJ209 genome, TCCCGGATGACATGGGCCTCGGCCATGCCGGGTTCGGAAATGACCAGGTGCCCGTCCCTCGCGAAAAAGGCATTATGCGGCACGCTGGTCACGCGGTAGGCGTCGGTCACGTCCTGCGCGGCCATGTAGACGGGATAGTTGACGCCGGCCTTCTTGGTAAAGGGCACCACCGGCGCGCTCGTCTCATCCACGGAGAGCCCCACCAGCAGGAGCTCGGACTCGGGATAGGCCTCGCGCACCTTGACGAGCTCGGGGATTTCCACCCGGCAGGGCGGGCACCAGGTGGCAAAGAAGTTCAGGATGACCACCTTGCCCTTGTTTTTCTCAAGCAGGCCCGTGAGCCCGGCCTGGTCCAGGGTGGGGATGGCGGTGTCGGCGGCCGCCAGCGCGGCGCAGGGAAGCAGCAGCGAGATGAGAAATGCGAGTGCGATTCGTTTCATGGCAGTGTCCTCAAGATTCCATTCCTTGTTGACCCGCATCCGGGCATGCGGCGCCGGCCGCATCCTCCCGGAGAAAGCCCTGGGCGGCGCGCACACCGCTCACGGCGTCTTCACAATAAGCATCGGCCCCGATGGCCTCGGCAAAGGCCCTTGTCACGGCGGCGCCCCCCACCATGACCCGGATGGGCAGCCCGCGCTCGCGGATAAGGCGGATGGTGTCTTCCATGCGCACCATGGTGGTTGTCATCAGCGCGGAAAGCCCGATAATACGCGCCTTGTGGCGCATCGCGCAAGCCAGAATTTCCCCGGCGGGCACATCCTTGCCCGCGTCCACCACCTCAAAGCCGTGGTTCCCGAGGAGCAGTGCCACGATATTCTTGCCGATGTCGTGGATGTCGCCCTCCACGGTGGCGAGCACGATGACGGGCCGCTTTTCCGGGCCGCGGCGCTCCTCGAGCAGCGGCTTGAGCCGCCCGAAGGCCAGCTGCATGGTTTCCGCCGCGCGGATGAGCTGCGGCAGGAAATACTCGCGCCGCTCATAGCGCTCCCCCACTTCGGTGATGGCCGGGATGAGGATGCCGTCCACGATCTCGAGCGGGTCGGCGCCAGCGGCGAGTTCCTTTTCCAGCAGGGCCGGGGCGCCCTCCTTGTCGCCGTTGAGCACCACGTCATACAGGCTCGCCGCGGCAGCCGCGAGGCCAGAGGCGCCGGCCGCGGGCGCCGGGCTCCCCGCGCCCGGTTTCCAGTTGCCAAAACCGGCGATAAAGGCCTCCGCGTGGGCGTCATGCCCGCGAAGGGCGGCAATGGCGGCCGTGGTCTCGCGCATGAGCGGGGCAGTGGGATTGGCGATGCAGGAGGTGAGGCCCGCGCCCACGGCCATGCTGAGGAAGGTGGAATTGAGCAGCGGCCGCGCCGGAAGCCCGAAAGAGACGTTGGAAAGGCCGATGGTGGTGGGGAGCTTTTGCCCGCGGCACCAGCGGGCGAAGTCCAGGCATTCGTTGACGCCCTCGGGCGTGGAGGAAATGGCCAGGGCCAGGATGTCCACCAGCACGAGCCGCCGCGGAATGCCAAGGGCGGCCGCGCGCTCCAGCAGGTCTTCGGCGATGCGGATGCGCTCGGCCGCGCGCACCGGGAGCTTCTTGCCCTGCAGGGGCAGCAGGATGAAGGGCGCGCCATACTGGCGGCACATGGGTCCCAGGGCCTCCATGCGGCCGGCCTCGCCGCTGATGGAGTTGATGAGGCAGGAGCCGGGAGCATAGGGGAGCGCCGCCGCAATGGCCGCGGCATGGGAAGAATCGAGCGAGAGCGGCGCCTGGCAACGGGCGATGAGGCGCTGGGCGAGCTCGGGCAGGCACACAGCCTCGTCCACCAGCGGAGCGCCCACATTGACATCGAGCACCGTCGCGCCGGCGGCCACCTGCTCGTCCGCAAGGCGCAGGGCCGCGTCAAAGCGCCCCTCCTGAAGCTCGGCGGCGAGCACTGGCTTGCCCGTGGGGTTGATGCGCTCGCCGATGAGGGCCAGCGGCGCGTCCGCGCCCATGCGCACAAGCGCCGAGCGGCTGGTGAGCACGATGCCGTCCTGCCGCGGCAGGGGACGGGGCTCCCGGCTGACGGAAGCGACCGCGCGCGCCAGCGCCGTGATATGGGCGGGCGTGGTGCCGCAGCAGCCCCCCAGCACCTGGGCGCCGATGGCCGCGAAGGCGGCCGTTTTTTGCGCGAAGGCGTCGGGCCCCATGGGGAAGACCGTCTGGCCATCCCGAAGCTCGGGCAGGCCCGCATTGGGCTCGGCCATGACCGGGCAGGCGCACACGGAAAGGAGCTCGCGCACGACGGGCAGCATCTCGTCCGGGCCGAGGCTGCAATTGGTGCCCACCACGTCCGCGCCGAGGTTCTGCATGGTCTCGGCGAAGATCTCCGGGCTGGAGCCGGTGAGGCTCACCCCGTGCTCGAAGGTCATGGAGACCATGACCGGCAGGTCGCAGACCTCGCGCGCTGCGGCCACGGCGGCGCGCGCCTCGGCGAGGTCGAACTGCGTCTCGATGAAGATGAGGTCGGCGCCGCCGGCGGCGAGCCCGCGGATCTGCCTGGCGAAGCCCTCCACCAGTTCCCGCGGCTCGAGGGGGCCCAGGGGACGCGCGAAAAGACCGCTCGGCCCCACATTGCCGGCCACGAAGACCGGCCGCCCCTCCGGGGCGCTTTGCGCGGCCTCCCGGGCGATGCCGGTGAGGCGGCGGCATACGTCGAAAGCATCGAGCCCGGCCGCCAGCTTGAAGGGGTTGGCGCCGAAGGTGCAGGTGGTGATGATGTTGGAGCCGGCCTCAAGATAGGCGCGGTGGATGCCCTTGAGGATGTCCGGGTTTTCCAGGCAATACTGGTCGGGGCTCACGCCCGCGGGCATGCCGGCCGCCTGGAGCATGGTGCCCATGGCTCCGTCGAGCAGCAGCGGACGCCCTTGGCCCAGGGCCTGAAGAAAGGGAAAGGCGGTCATGTCATATCCTTGCAGTGAACGCGCAAATGCCGGGACAGCACGCCCCTGCGTTTTTAGTACTGAAAAACATTGAAAAGGACAAATCAAAATTATATGATTCGCTGCCGTATCTTCGAGACGGTGACGAGACTATGACCAAGACGCAAGAACGCTCCGCCGGCAACGGCGCCACCGGGCCCGCAAAGGGCAGCCCCACCGAGGGCACCGTCATCCCCGAGATCCTGCCCGCGGATACGGCACGAACCATCGCCGGCGCCCCTGAAGACGAGGCCCCCCCGGACGAAACTTCAGAAGACGGCGACGACATCCTCGATCTGGATGCCGACGCCGATGACGGGCTTGCGCTCGACGACGACCCGCTGGACCCGAATGGCCCGGAGGCCCTTCCCGAAGACAGCGGCGACGGCGCCCACGGGCGCCTGCCCCTGCGCCGCGCGCCACATCTGCCCTCCCCGGCCGCCACGCGGGACAGCCTCCAGCTCTACCTGCGCGAGGTCAGCCGCTTCCCGCTGCTCAAGCCCGAAGAGGAGCACGACCTCGCCCTCAGGGTGCGCGACGCCAATGACCCGGACGCGGCCTTCAGGCTCGTCTCCTCCCACCTGCGGCTGGTGGTGCGCATCGCCATGGACTTTCAGCGCCGCTGGATGCAGAACGTCCTCGACCTCGTGCAGGAAGGCAATGTGGGCCTCATGCGGGCGGTCAACAAGTTCGACCCGGACAAGGGCATCAAGTTTTCCTATTACGCCTCCTTCTGGATCAAGGCCTACATCCTCAAGTTCATCATGGACAACTGGAGGATGGTCAAGATCGGCACCACCCAGGTGCAGCGCAAGCTCTTTTACAACCTCAACCGGGAGCGGCAGAAGCTCATCGCCCAGGGCTTTGACCCCGACGCCGCCATGCTCTCGGAGCGCCTCGGCGTGAGCGTGGAGCAGATCAACGAGATGGACCAGCGCCTCGCCTCCACCGACCTTTCGCTCAATGTGCAGGTCGGCGACGAGACGGGCGGCGCCACGCGCATGGACTTTCTCCCCGCGCTCGACCAGGGCGCCGAGGAACGCCTCGCCTCGGTGGAGGTGGCGGAGCTCGTCCGCGCCCAGCTCAAGACCATCCTGCCCAAGCTCAACGACAAGGAACACTACATCCTGCGCCACCGGCTGCTCACCGACGAGCCCGTGACCTTGCGCGAAATCGGCGAACGCTATAATATCACTCGCGAGCGCGTGCGCCAGCTCGAGGCGCGCCTGCTGGAAAAGATTCGCCAGCACATCACGCTCGATGTCAAGGATTTTTCTGAGGACTGGATCCAGTCCTGACCGCGCGGGCCGTGCGGCAACAGGAACAAGCCAGCCGGGAAGGCGCGCCAGCTTCATGAAACTGCCACGGATAGGTCTCCGTCCCCTTGATGTGCCGCCTCCTGGCGCGGCAAAGGGCCGCGCGCGCGTCGCCCATGCGCTGTCGCGTGGTGCGCGGTGTTGCGCGCTCGTGCTGTGCGCGCTTATGTTGTGCGCCTGCGGCGGCAATGGCGAGGAGCCGCAAAAGAACGCCGCGAAACCGGTGTCTCCCCCCGGCGAGGTGGAGAACAGGTCCATCGAGGCCACGGTACAGGCGGCCGCGAGCATCCTGAAAGAGACTCCGCGCCTCCGGGTGGTGCCCGCCATCCATGTGCGCCCGGTGGAGAAAGATCTTTCGCCCGAAGCCGTCGGCCTGTATGCCTATCTTCGCGCCGTGCGCGCCATCCTTGACGAGGATGAGGCCGCCCTGCTGGAGGCCGCGCTGGTCGCCGCCGAGGCCTCCACGGGCAAGCCGGTGCCGGA contains:
- a CDS encoding TlpA disulfide reductase family protein; the encoded protein is MKRIALAFLISLLLPCAALAAADTAIPTLDQAGLTGLLEKNKGKVVILNFFATWCPPCRVEIPELVKVREAYPESELLLVGLSVDETSAPVVPFTKKAGVNYPVYMAAQDVTDAYRVTSVPHNAFFARDGHLVISEPGMAEAHVIRELVDDLLGKK
- a CDS encoding homocysteine S-methyltransferase family protein — its product is MTAFPFLQALGQGRPLLLDGAMGTMLQAAGMPAGVSPDQYCLENPDILKGIHRAYLEAGSNIITTCTFGANPFKLAAGLDAFDVCRRLTGIAREAAQSAPEGRPVFVAGNVGPSGLFARPLGPLEPRELVEGFARQIRGLAAGGADLIFIETQFDLAEARAAVAAAREVCDLPVMVSMTFEHGVSLTGSSPEIFAETMQNLGADVVGTNCSLGPDEMLPVVRELLSVCACPVMAEPNAGLPELRDGQTVFPMGPDAFAQKTAAFAAIGAQVLGGCCGTTPAHITALARAVASVSREPRPLPRQDGIVLTSRSALVRMGADAPLALIGERINPTGKPVLAAELQEGRFDAALRLADEQVAAGATVLDVNVGAPLVDEAVCLPELAQRLIARCQAPLSLDSSHAAAIAAALPYAPGSCLINSISGEAGRMEALGPMCRQYGAPFILLPLQGKKLPVRAAERIRIAEDLLERAAALGIPRRLVLVDILALAISSTPEGVNECLDFARWCRGQKLPTTIGLSNVSFGLPARPLLNSTFLSMAVGAGLTSCIANPTAPLMRETTAAIAALRGHDAHAEAFIAGFGNWKPGAGSPAPAAGASGLAAAAASLYDVVLNGDKEGAPALLEKELAAGADPLEIVDGILIPAITEVGERYERREYFLPQLIRAAETMQLAFGRLKPLLEERRGPEKRPVIVLATVEGDIHDIGKNIVALLLGNHGFEVVDAGKDVPAGEILACAMRHKARIIGLSALMTTTMVRMEDTIRLIRERGLPIRVMVGGAAVTRAFAEAIGADAYCEDAVSGVRAAQGFLREDAAGAACPDAGQQGMES
- a CDS encoding RNA polymerase factor sigma-32, which gives rise to MTKTQERSAGNGATGPAKGSPTEGTVIPEILPADTARTIAGAPEDEAPPDETSEDGDDILDLDADADDGLALDDDPLDPNGPEALPEDSGDGAHGRLPLRRAPHLPSPAATRDSLQLYLREVSRFPLLKPEEEHDLALRVRDANDPDAAFRLVSSHLRLVVRIAMDFQRRWMQNVLDLVQEGNVGLMRAVNKFDPDKGIKFSYYASFWIKAYILKFIMDNWRMVKIGTTQVQRKLFYNLNRERQKLIAQGFDPDAAMLSERLGVSVEQINEMDQRLASTDLSLNVQVGDETGGATRMDFLPALDQGAEERLASVEVAELVRAQLKTILPKLNDKEHYILRHRLLTDEPVTLREIGERYNITRERVRQLEARLLEKIRQHITLDVKDFSEDWIQS